The following proteins are encoded in a genomic region of Nicotiana tomentosiformis unplaced genomic scaffold, ASM39032v3 Un00248, whole genome shotgun sequence:
- the LOC138903973 gene encoding uncharacterized protein, translating into MVHTQERGEREAKRPRGPGDFSGVPSGGQFYRNRGRPYRHAQMGHPVHCGASSIHGLYSSHQGQSSLSALPAQSSSRAPSVQGSFAPGASSSYFGSRVSPIRVCTPVGDTIIVDRVYRSCVVTIGGLETRVDLLLLSMDDFDAILDRDWLSPCHAILDCHVKTVMLAMPGLPKVERRGSLDHVPSRVISYLKAQRMIGNGCLSYLALVRDVDTDTPTIDSVPVVRDFPDVFHADLPGMLPNRNIDFSIDLESGTHPISVHPYPMASGELKELKEQLQELLNKG; encoded by the exons atggttcataCTCAGgagcgtggagagagggaggccaagaggcctcgtggtccaggtgatttcagcggtgttccttcagggggtcagttttaccgcaataggggtcgtccttacagacacgcACAGATGGGTCATCcagttcactgtggtgcatcatccatCCACGGTttatatagttctcatcagggtcagtcatctctcagtgcccttccagcccagagttcgtcccgtgctccttcagttcagggttcatttgcaccgggtgcttctagcagttattttGGTTCTCGAG TTTCACCTATTCGTGTAtgtacgccggtgggcgatactattattgtggaccgtgtctatcggtcttgtgtggtaaccattgggggactggagactagagttgatctcttactgCTCAGTATGGATGATTTTGATGCAATTCTGGATAGggattggctgtctccatgtcatgctattctggactgtcacgtaaAAACCGTGATgttggcaatgccggggttgccgaaggtcgaacggagaggttctctagatcatgttcccagcagggtaatttcttatttgaaggcccaacgtatgatTGGGaatgggtgtttgtcatatttggctctTGTGAGAGATGTCGAtacagatactcctactattgattcagtgccggtagtgagggattttccagatgtatttcatGCAGATTTGCCGGGTATGCTGCCTAACAGGAATATTGATTTTAGTATTGACTTGGagtcgggcactcatcccatttctgtTCATCCATATCCTATGGCATCAggtgagttaaaagaattgaaagagcaacttcaggaacttcttaatAAGGGTTAA
- the LOC104088060 gene encoding uncharacterized protein codes for MVSRNVQSKMVARRKLHYLRTLTNSKSVKKSSIIFDAFVYILKLRLQLEAIQREYHHLLNHVQEVKVEKLTGKRFVVKVTCKKGKEMLVSILEAFEEMKLNVVQARVTSRYFFGMEAIVETEDEALDVRAMTKAVQLAIQKK; via the exons ATGGTATCAAGAAATGTGCAAAGTAAAATGGTTGCCCGTAGAAAGCTTCATTATTTACGAACTCTTACCAACTCCAAATCA gtGAAAAAGAGCTCTATCATCTTTGATGCCTTCGTTTACATTCTCAAGCTGAGACTCCAGCTAGAAGCCATCCAAAGAGAGTATCACCACCTCTTAAACCATGTTCAA GAAGTGAAGGTGGAGAAGTTAACTGGGAAAAGATTTGTGGTGAAAGTGACTTGCAAAAAGGGCAAAGAAATGCTAGTTTCAATTTTAGAGGCTTTTGAAGAGATGAAACTGAATGTTGTTCAAGCTAGGGTTACCAGCAGGTACTTCTTTGGAATGGAAGCAATTGTAGAAACTGAAGATGAAGCTTTGGATGTAAGAGCTATGACTAAAGCAGTTCAATTGGCAATCCAGAAGAAGTAA